A single genomic interval of Scyliorhinus canicula chromosome 15, sScyCan1.1, whole genome shotgun sequence harbors:
- the LOC119978700 gene encoding parvalbumin beta 3-like has protein sequence MSMSTVLNPGDIDKALADCAGTFNHKKFFALSGLSKKTDAEIATVFDILDQDRSGFIEVDELKLFLQNFSATARTLNDSETKAFLDAGDSDHDGKIGVDEFKCMVKA, from the exons ATGTCTATGAGCACCGTACTCAACCCTGGTGACATCGACAAAGCCCTGGCTGACTGCGCCG GGACATTCAATCACAAGAAATTCTTCGCACTCAGCGGCCTCAGCAAGAAAACAGATGCCGAAATCGCAACAGTTTTTGACATCCTCGACCAGGATCGGAGTGGGTTCATTGAAGTGGATGAACTGAA ACTCTTCCTGCAGAATTTTTCTGCCACTGCAAGGACACTGAATGATTCTGAGACCAAGGCTTTCCTTGATGCTGGAGATAGTGACCATGATGGCAAGATCGGAGTTGATG AATTCAAGTGCATGGTCAAAGCATAA